The sequence AATCGCCAGAAAGCCCGGGGCGAGTTCGATGGCGTCCAACCCTTCGATCACCCACTCGGCATCCGGCATGGCCTCGACATCGCCGCAGTGAATGATCCGTGCCGCCCCGAAATGCGCCGCGTATTGATGGGCATCCGCCACATCGTCTTTGTGCGTGAGAAAGATGGACGCGATGCCGCCTCTCTGCTCAAACGCCTCGACCAGATGTTTGACGTAGCGCGGCGAGTCGATCAGCCAGTTCCCCGCCGGATGCTCGATGAAGAAACTGTTCGCCCCGAATGACTTCTCGGCATTGAAGCCGCAAAAATAGACGCCGTCTTCGAGCGGGAGGGGGAAGCTTGCCATGGCCCTATGCAGCGCAACCTTGTCGCCCTGCTCGGTGCCAATTGCCCCGACCGGGCAGGCCAGCAACGCCTGATACGCCTGATGGATCTGGCGCTCTCCTTCAGGCTGACGCCGCACGGCCGAGAACTCGCCGAATTCCTCGAAGCTGGAGGGAGCCAGCTGGCGGCAGGTATCGCAATTGATGCAGGTCGCATCCACGTAGAAGTTGCCTGCTACATTGGAGACCAGCCGGTTCTTCTGATCGGCCATCGTCTACTTGATCCCCACCACCATCGAGTCGGGCCCGGCGAGCGGCTCAACGTAGCTCTTGCGGAATCCCGCCTCTTTCATCCAGCCCCGGCAATCCTTGCCCGTATAATCAAAGCCCCCGGGCGTTTCGATGAGCATGTTCAAGCTCATCAGCAGCCCCAGCACATTCGTCTTCCGGCCGTCGTCGATCAACGTCTCGTGCACGATCAAGGCTCCGCCTTTCGGCAAGGCCTCATAGGCTTTCTTGAGCAACATCCGTTTTTCTGCCAGATCCCAGTCATGGAGGATATGGCCCATGATGATCACATCGGCCTGAGGCAGGGGCGCCGTAAAAAAGTCAGCCGGGTGAAATTGCAGACGCCGCTCCAGTCCCTGTGCCCGCACATAGGATTCAAAAATCGGCTGCACCACCGGCAGGTCCATCCCTCTGCCGCTCAGGTGCGGATGCGCCAGAGCCACTTGCACCGGTACGCCACCTTGGGCGCAGCCCACATCCACGAACGTGTTGTACCGTTTCCAGGGGAATTGCTTTGCAATGGCCCGGGCCGCGCCGAAGCTCAATCCCGTCATGGCCTTGAGAAATCCTTCCAGCCTGATGGGATCCGCATAGAGCGCCGCAAAAAAGTTGCCGCCTTCTTTCGCTTCGTTCTGAGGCGCGCCGGTGCGCAGACCCTCCGTCAGCGACCCCCAAAACTTGTACAGCCGTTCATTGCACATCTCCAGCATGCCGCCGGCGTAGGACGGTTTGTTGCGATCCAGGAACAGATTGGTCTCTGGCGTATTGGCGTACCGGCGGCCCGTTCGCCGCAACAGACCGAGCGAGACCAGCGTATCGAGGAAATCCCGGACACTGCGCGGGTGGAGCGACAAGCGGGCTTGAATCGCCTCGGCATCGAGCGCGCCCTTCGCCAGTTCCGTAAAGAGGCCCAATTCAATGGCGCTCAGCAATGTTTTCGAGCCCCAGAATCCCAGCCCCAACTGCATAATCCCATCGGGCTTCAACACCGGCGGCTTCTTGGCCTTCGGCCTCTTCTTGTTCACACGCTGTACGGTAGCCATCACTCTCTCCCTCCTTTTCCCTCAAAAAGGATGTGCGCCCCCTCCATTCGCCGCGCGCGTTGCTACCCGTGAGTCATGATCGCATCGGCTTCGATTTCGACCAGCATGTCCGGATCGATCAGCCGCTTCACTTCCACCATCGTCGTGGCTGGCCGGATGTTGCCGAACACTTCACCATGCGCCCGTCCGACCTCCTGCCATTGATCGATATTCGCCATGTAGATTCTCGTCCGCACGACATCGGCCAGCGTCGCGCCGGCCTGCTGCAGCGCCGCTTCGATCGTTTTGAAGGTCTGAATCGTCTGCGCGTAGGGATCGCCCTTGCCCACCAGGCCGGACGGCGTCATCGCCGTAGACCCGGAGACCTGCACATGAAAGCCCACGCGCACCGCCCGTGAATACCCGATCTTCGCTTCCCAAGGACCACCCGTCGAAATGTTCTGCCGTGCCATCGTCACTCCTTTAGATTACCCGTGTGAGGTGAGAGAAATCCGGTTCTTGTTCTGCATGAGCCAGGTCTCGAAATTCAAGTGCGCAGGATTCACGCTGCGGGCAACCCTGCGGCCCGGCAACCCCCATCATCTTCTGATCCGCCATCGCCGGCCTTCTACATCACAATGCCGCCGCCCGCCTGTATCGTCTGCCCCGTCAACCAGCGCGCCGGCTCGCTCACGAGAAACGCCACCACCTCGGCAATGTCGCCTGGAAGCCCGATCCGTTTGAAGGGAGACTGCTCAATGCCCATCTGCCTGTACTGGTCCGTCAACACCCCCGTATCGGTAAACCCCGGCGACACCGTGTTCACCGTAATCCCTCGCGGGGCGAGTTCATGCGCAATCCCCTGCGTAAATTGCTCGAGCGCCCCGCGGCTCCCAAGATAGGCCGTGGCGCCATAATAGTGGAGCTTGGTCCCGGCGCTGGAAATATTGACGATCCGCCCGTGATCGCGCAGCACCCTGGCCGCTTCTTGCATCGCAAAGTACGGCCCCTTGGCATGCAGATTCATGAGGGCCTCGACATCCGCTTCCGTCGTCTCCAAGAACGGCTTGGGCACGAACTTCCCGGCGTTGTTCACCAATATATCCAGCCGGCCGAATTGCGCCGCCGCGTCCGTGATCAACCGCCGCGCATCCGCCACCTGGCTCATATCGGCCTGCACGGCCACGGCTTTCCCGCCCTTCGCCTGAATTCCTGCCACGACTTGCCTGGCCTTGTCCTCGCTGTGATGGTAATTCACCACCACCAGCGCGCCGTCCCCGGCCAGCCGTTCGGCGATGGCTCGTCCGATCCCGCTGGACGCACCGGTCACAATGGCCACTTTCCCGCTTAACGGCAGCATCCCCGTACCCTCTCACGACCGGCGTAGAAACAGTGGAACGCCCCACTGTCCTGCAAAGGTGATCTCCGCCAGCGGCTTCCGTTCCCGTGGCTTCACTTCGCGCTGCTGCAAATAGTCCGGGAGCACGGTCAGATCACCGGGATACCCCACGGCGATCATCGCCACCGGCTCATAGCCGGACGGAATCGTGAGTTCCGCCCTCGTGCGCTCGATATCGAAGCCTGCCATGGGGTGCCCGATCAGTCCGAGCGCGGACGCTTGGAGAAGCAGATTCTCAACGGCCATCCCGGTATCGTGAAAGGCATGCCGATTCGGCCGGCCGTCGTCTTCAAAATTCATCTGCGCCACGGAGAGCAGGAGTACGGGCGCCCGGCAGGCCCATTTGCGGTTGCCCTCCAACAGGCAGGCCAGAAGCCGGTCATACGCCGCCTGGTCGTCTTTGGTGGCCACGACAAACCGCCAGGGTTGCTCATTGCTGGAAGAGGGAGCCCAGCGCGCCGCCTCGAGCAGGGCACGAAGCTGCTCCGGCTCGACCCTCCGTTCATCGAATGCGCGGGGACTCCATCGCCGGGCGAGCAACTCATGAATCGGGGAGTCCGTCTCAGCAGGCTTCTCCATGGGGCTTACTCCTTGGGTTCGTTCGCGCGCGCCATGTCGGGCGACCAGCCTCCGCCGAGCGCCTTGTAGAGCTGGACAACCGACACCAAATGGAGCCGGCGCGACCCCGTCACAGCCAATTCGGCTTCAAACAAATTGCGCCGCGCCACGAGCACATCGAGATAGTTGGCCAGTCCGCCCTTATACCGCAATTCGGCCAGACGCAGCGCGGATTGCAGCGCGTTGACTTGCGCCTGTTGCGCTTCATTCTGGGCGCGGGCGGTCCGCACCGAGACCAGGGCATCTTCCACTTCACGGAAGGCGGTCAAGACCGTTTTCTCGTACTGCGCGAGCGCTTGCTTGGCCTGGGCCTCGATCGCCTCCTGCTGATAGCCCAAGACCGGCCCGCTGAAGAGCGGCCCGGCAAACCCCATCCCTCCGACGCCGAATGACGCGGGATCGGTGAAGAGTTTCGACAATTGCGGGCTGGCGGCACCGAGCAGTCCCGTGAGCGAGATCTTCGGAAACCGTTCCGCTTTGGCGGCGCCGATGCGGGCCGTCACCGCGGCCAGTTGCTGCTCTGCGTCAAGCAGATCCGGACGGCGCTGTAACAAGTCCGACGGAAGTCCGGCCGGCACCTCCGGAGGCACCACTTGCTCGTTCAACGGGCGGCCGCGCGGAATCGCGAAGGGCTTGCGGCCGAGCAGCACGCTCAGCTGGTTTTCCGCCTGCACCATCTGCCGCTCGAGTTCCGCCGACCGCGCGGCGGCGTTGGCCCGCTCGGCTTCAAACTGATCCGTATCCAGCCGCGAGGTCAGCCCCTGTTTCAACCGCGCCTGGGCGATGCGGACGGATTCCTCCCACGATTGCAGCGTGTGCTTCGCAATATCCAGCTGCGCATCGAACTGGAGCAGGTTGAAGTAGCTTTCCGCGACCCCGCTGACCAGCTGCAGGACCACCGCGCGCCGATTCTCTTCTTTCGCCAGCAGATCCGCGCGCGCCGCTTCATTGGAGCGCCGGATGCGTCCCCAGACATCGAGCTCCCAGGAGAGATTTCCCTGCAGATAATAGTTGAACGGGTTGGCGAAACCGGGAAACAGGAAGATGGTCTTGCGGCCCAGGTTCGGCGCATTACCCGACGCGGTCATCCCGGGAAGAAAATCTGTTTTGGCCAGCAGGGCGCGGGCCTGAAACTCCTCCACTACCGCCGCCGCACGCTGGAGATCCTTGTTCTCAACCAGCGCGATCTTGATCAACCCCTGCAGCTGGTCATCCCGGAGCAACTCCCACCAGGGCAAGTTGGCCAGCGACGGGGCATCGGCGGGAGCCACCGCCATCCGGAACTGGCCGCCCGTCTCCGTCTGGGGCCGTTCATAATCGGGCCCCAGCGCGCAGGAGGCGAGCATGGCCGAGAGTCCGAGGGCGAGAAACCGCTGCATATTAACGCTCCTCCTCCTGTGCCGGGTTCGACGTCTCCGCCGATCCGGCGGGAACGGCCGCGGCCGGCCGGCGGGTCGACAGCGTCCGGATCAACACATAAAACAACGGCACGAAAAAGATCGCCAGGAACGTGGCGGCCAGCATGCCTCCCAACACGCCCGTCCCGATGGACTGGCGGCTGGCGGCGCCGGCCCCGCGCGCCATGACGAGGGGAAACATCCCGAAGATGAAGGCCATGGAGGTCATGATGATCGGGCGGAACCGCAGGCGCGCCGCGTCGATGGCCGAGTCGATCAATGGGCGGCCAGCCTCATACCGCGTATTGGCAAATTCGACGATCAAGATCGCGTTCTTGGCCGACAGGCCGATCAAGGTCACCAATCCGATCTGGAAGTAGATGTCATTCTCGAACCCCCGCATCCACACCGCGGACAAGGCGCCGAAGACCGCGAACGGCACCGCCAGAATCACCGCAAAGGGCACCACCCAGCTCTCGAACTGCGCCGCGAGGACCAGAAACACCATCAAGAGACCGACGGCAAACACCTGCCCGGACTGCCCGCCCACCCGCCGTTCCTGAAACGAAATGTTGCTGTAGTCGATGGCATAGCCCTGCGGAACGAGCACCTCTTTCCCCACACGGTCCAGCGCTTCGAGCGCCTGTCCGGAACTGTAGCCCGGCGCGGCGGCGCCCAGCACCAGGGCGGTATTATAGCCGTTGAAGTGGTTCACCGGATCCGGCCCGCTTTGATATTCCGTCGTGATGACCGTGTCCAGGGGAATCATGTTCGTGCCCTGGGCGCTCTGTGCCCGGACATAGATCTTGCCAATGTCCTGCGGAGTCGCGCGGTACTCGGCTTCCGCCTCCGTCTGGACATGATAGATGCGGCCGAATTTGACGAAGTCGTTGATGTACAGTGAACCGAAATAGGCTTGCAGCGTATCGAACACATCGGAAATCGGCACCCCGAGCGCCTTCGCCCGCTCCCGGTTCACGCGGGCATAGATCCGTGGCGCCGACACACGGAAATTCGTCCCGACCCGGCCGATGGCAGGCTCCTTTTGAGCCCGCTCCACGAACTGCTGGGTGACCGCCGCAAACTGTTTGAAATCGCCGCCGCCCGGATCCTGCACCTGCACGGAGAATCCGCCGACAGACCCCACGCCGCGAATCGCGGGCGCGTTAAAGGCCAGCAGCAGCGCTTCGGGAATCTTGGCAAACTCCCCATAGGCGGCGCCCACCAGGGCCTTCACATGGTTCTGCGGTTCCGTGCGCTCATCCCACAGCTTCAGCGGCACAAACATCGTCGCCGCGTTCGGCCCTCTGGTCCCGAACACAAAGTTCTGGCCGGACAGGGCATCGGTCGAATGCACGGCGGGATGCCCCTGGAAAAACCGTTCGATCCGTTCCAGCACCGCGTCGGTCCGTTGTTTTGAGGCCCCATCGGGCAACTGCACGACGGTGATGAAATAGCCTTGATCCTCTTCCGGCAGAAAACTCTTCGGAAGCGATTGAAACAGGCCGATGGAGACCACCACTAACAGGGCGAAGAGCACCATGAACCGGTTCGGCCTCGCCACCAAGGCCCCCACTCCGTGCATATAGCCCTGCTGCGTGCGGCCGAACAGCCGGTCGAACAGCACCCAAAATCCGGCCCGCTCGCCATGATGCGGAACCAGAACCATGGCGCAGAGCGCCGGACTGAGCGTGAGCGCCACAAACCCCGAAACCGTCACTGAAATCGCGATCGTCGCCGCAAACTGTTTGTACAGCGCGCCCGTGATGCCCCCGACAAACCCGACCGGCACAAAGACCGACACCAGCACTAGCACGATCGCGATGATCGGAGCCGTGACTTCCCTCATCGCCCGTTTGGCCGCCTCTTTCGCCGATACCCGGTCTTCGCGCATATGGCGTTCGACGTTTTCGACGACCACAATCGCGTCGTCCACCACGATCCCGATCGCGAGCACCATGCCGAACAGCGTGATCGTGTTGATCGAGAAACCCAGCGCATACAGGCCGATGAACGTGCCGATCAGCGAAACCGGCACCGCCACGGTGGGGATGATCGTGGCGCGCCAGCTTTGGAGAAACAGATAGACCACCAGGACGACGAGCACCATCGCCTCGGCCAGGGTCTTCACCACTTCTTTGATAGAGACATCGATAAACCGCGTCGTGTCGTAGGGAATGTCGTAAGACACGCCGGCGGGGAAATTCTTCGCCAGTTCATCCATCTGGGCACGCGTGCGGCGTATCGTATCCAGCGCGTTGGCGCCGGGCGAGAGGAAGGTGAGAATGAACGTCGTCGGTTTGCTGTTCCAGCGGCCTTCCAGCGCATAGGATTGCGCGCCCAGTTCGATCCGGGCCACATCTTTGAGCCGCACCGCCGAGCCGTCCGGCAGCGCGCGCACGATCAGCTCCTCGAATTCTTTGACGTCGGTCAGGCGCCCTTTGGTAATGATCGGGATCGTCAGCTCCGTGCCTTTCGGCGCCGGTTCACGCCCGATCGTTCCGGACGGGTAATCGCGGTTCTGCTCTCGAATCACATTGGCCACATCGCTCGGGGTGAGGCCGAGCCGGGCCATGAGCATCGGGTTCAAGATGATCCGCATGCTGTAGTTCTGCTGTCCGAAGACAAGGGCGTCGCCCACGCCTTTGACGCGTTTCAGGTCGTCGGCGATCCGGAGAATGGCGTAGTTAGAGAGGAACACGGCGTCATGGCGCGGATCGGTGGATTTCAACGCGATGACCCCCACCAGATCGGGAGACATCTTTTTCACGGAAATGCCCTGGCGGACGACCTCGGGAGGCAGCTGCGGCTCCGCCAGTTTCTCGCGATTCTGCGTCTGCACCTGCGCAATATCGGGGTCCGTGCCGATCTCGAACGTCAGCTTGATCGTCACGTGCCCGTCGTTGCTGCTGCTGGACTCGAAGTACAGCAGATTGTCGATGCCCGGGAGCGTCACCTCGATGGGCCGGGCCACCGATTCGGCCGCCACGTCGGCGCTCGCGCCGGGATAGTCGGCATCGATCTGCACGACCGGCGGTGTGATTTCGGGAAATTGGGCGACCGGAAGGAATTGCAACGCGAGCAAACCCATCACCACGATGATGATGGAGACCACCGAGGCCAGAATCGGCCGGTCGATGAAAACGTGACCGTTCACGCGTTATCCTTGTTGAGGAGCAGGGGAATGAGGTTCGGCGGCCGGGGCCGGGGCCGCGCCGACCGGAACCGCCTTCACCGGCGCACCGGGACCGATTTTCATAAGGCCGTTGACGACCACCCGGTCTCCGGGCTTCAGCCCTTCGTCGATCAGCCACTGGTCCCCTTTCCAGTCGGCCGCGACGATATCGCGGATCTGCACCGTGTCATCGGGACCGACCACGTAGACAAAGGGCCCTTTTGGCCCCTGCAACACGGCGCGTTGCGGGATGAGAATCGCGTCGGTCTTCGTATCGCCGGTGAACCGGACTTTCACGAATTGGCCGGGCAGCAACAGCCGCTGCGGATTCGGGACGGTAAGCCGGACCTGGCGGGCGCCGGTCTCCGAGCGCAATCCCGGTTCGAGAAGGTCCAGCACCGCCTCCTGCGGAAAGAGCGTGCCGTCCATCAAGGTGAGACGGCCGCGCAAATGATACACGCCGGGGTGGTGAATCTTCTTGGACTCGATATCGCGCCGCCGCTTCAAGATGAAGCTCTCCGGGACGCTCACCACCACGAACATCGGATCGACCTGGTGAATCGTCGTCAGCAAATCCGTTTGGGCGGATACCAGCCGGCCTTCATAGTAACGGCTGCGCTCGATCAACCCGTCGATCGGCGCCGTGATCAGTGTGTTATCCAGGTCGAACTGCGCTTTAATCAGGTCCGCCTGCGCGGCCTGCAGCAGCGCCCGCGCCGCCATGTCTTCGGCGACCGCATCATCGACATCCTTCTGGCTTACGGCCTGTTCGGCCAGCAGGGGCTTCACTCGGGCCAGGTCTTGTCGGGCCTGCACGAGCTTGGCTTGGGCCTGAGCGATCTTGGCCTTGGCGCTCGCTTGCGCGGCCTGGAACGGGACCGGATCGATCTGATACAGCCGGTCGCCTTTTTTCACATCGCGCCCTTCGGGATACAAGACCGCCTTGAGCAGACCCGTCACCTGGGAACGGATCTCGACGGGACGCGAGGCTTCGGCCTGGCCGATAAATTCCGGCTCGTCGGGAATCGTGTGCGTCGTGACCGTCATCACCTCGACTTGCGCCACCGGCGGCGCCGGCGCGGAACCGGCATCCGGCTTACAACCGACCGTCCCCAGAGCCGCAGCAACGGCGATGAGCAGGGTGAGCCCACTGTCAATGACACGCTTTGCCATCATGCGTATTCCATAAGAAGACATATCGAGGCCAGTGTACCTCTTCCCCCCCTGGTTTCTCTACCCTGCCAGGCCCGAACGAACGGCAGAGCAATCCTGGCTGCCCCGCGCCCTGTTGGGCGCAAAAAGATTGCGGAACGCCGCCAACTCGCCTATCCTGTGGCGTCACCATGCTGCTGAACCATCAGCCTGCGATCGTCACCCAGCGAGCCTGAATCGATCTTCACCCACCGCCGATGAAATACGCCTGTGAATATCTCCTGCTCCGCTTCGCCGACCTGCTGTTCCAAGCGCTCCCGCGCGCCTGGGCCATCGCGCTCGGTGAGTGGATTTTTCTCCGCCTGCCGGCGCTGATTCCCAAACGCCAGGCGCTGATCCTGGACAATCTCGCCCGGACCTTTCCCGGCTCCTCACCAGAAGACCGGGCCCGCATCGCCCAGGCTGTCTGGCGCAACCTCGGACGCACGGCCATCGAGTTCGTCCGCATCACCGACTATGCCCGCCACACCCTTGAAGACCTCGTGGTGGTGGAGGGACGGGAACATATGGACCGGGCCGTCAAGGAAGGGAAGGGCGTCATCATCCTCACGGCCCACTTCACGAACTGGGAACTGACGGGATCCTTCATTCAACGCCAGTTCGGCTCGATGACGGCGATTGCCCGTCCCGTGCACAATCCCTATGTCGAACGATGGGTCCAGCGGAAACGTCTCTCCGGCGGGATGAAGATCATCCCCGCACAGGACGCGGTCAAAGCCTCGCTCAAATGTCTGAAGGCCAACGGCATCGTCGGCATCCTGATCGACCAAAGCCTCTCCTCCGGCCTGCTCGTCGATTTCTTTGGCCGGCCCGCCGGGACCACCACGCTGCCGGCCCTGCTGCATCTGCGCACCGGCGCGCCCGTTGTCATGACCTACACCCTGCGTGAAGACGGCCGGTTTCGGCACGTGTACCAACCAGTGGTCTTTCCCCCGGTTGCCGAGGATGCTGATCGCATTTTGATCTATACCAAGGCCATCAACACCCTCTTCGAGGATCTCATCCGCCGCTATCCGGAAAACTGGTTTTGGATCCATAACCGCTGGAAACGCGCCGAGTCCCTGCCCGAGACCGCCGCCGATCCCGATCAGAGCGCCTTGTGAGCCCCGTCACAGAAGGGCGGATTCTTCGTCTGCTTGCACTGGCACAGGGCCACCTGCTTCTTCTCGGTTGCCGTAAATTCCATGGGCGTGAAGTCAGTGCCTTTGTGCGCGCCGTCACAAAACGGTTGGTTCTTAGACCGGCCGCACCGGCACCAATAATAGGTCCCCGGCTCCAACGACAACACCACTGGTTGCTTGGCTGCAATGACTGGTTGTTCCATGAGCTCTCCTCCCATTCGTGAGATTACAAATAGAGCGGCTTGATCGGTGAGATGACCGCCGCCGGATCGTTTTTCCACACCGACTCATCCGCATCGACATACAGTTCGACTTCGTTCCCGTCCGGATCGCGGAGATAGAGACTCTGGCTCACGGTATGATCACTCATCCCGTCGATCGTCACGCCAGCCTGCTCCAGTTCACGCTTCGCGGCGCGCAATTCGTCCAGGCTGTCTCCGACCTTGATCCCAATGTGATAGAGGCCCCGGCGCCTCCCTGTTGAAGGGCCTGGCGCATCGCCCACCTGGATCAGCAGCAGCTCATGATGCGTGCGGCCGGACGTGAGGGCCGCCGCCGCGCCATTGAAGATCCGGCCGACTTCAGTGAACCCCAGCAGGTCCCGATAGAAGGCCAGTGACCGTTGCAGATCTTTCACATAGAACACGACATGGCCGAGATAGTGCGCTTTCATCGGTTCACCTCCTGAACGTGATGCCGGCCTTCTGGACCTCCTGATAGGGGAGGAGCCAGACCAGCGATTCGTCGCTCAGATCGCCAACCTGAATCCGGTTTCCCCAGGGATCGCGAAAGTCGCAACGGAAACCGGGGTGCAGCGTCAGCTTGTACTTCTGCGTCAGTTTTTTTCTGACTTCCTTGATCTGCCGCGCGTCGCGGACCATCAAGCCGAAATGTTTCACCCGATCAGGCTGTAGTTGCTCGACCTCGAAGATCGCCATGAACTGATGCTCGCCCAGCTTGCACCAGGCGGCTCCCTCGCCCCCGCGCAGCATCTTCAGGCCGAAGACATCGGAATAGAACTTCACGGCTTTCTTCGCATCGGTCACTTCGATGACCACGTGATTGCAGCCATAGACTTGCACAGCCATCACACACCTGCCTTTCGTCCCGCCCGGTCCGCCGCCACCCGCTTGAGCGCCGACACAAAGACCTCCACTGGTTGCGCCCCGGAAATCGCGTAGGTCCCGTTGATCACGAAGTAGGGCACGCCCCGAATCCCGAGCTTGTGGCCGGCCGCTTCTTCCGCCTTGACCTCCGTTGTCCCTTCATCGCTCCGGAGAACCCCTTCCACGAACTCCGCGCTCAATCCCGCACGGGCCGCGAGGCGAACGAGGACGGGGACCGATCCAATATCCGCTCCCTCCTCGAAGTAGCCCCGAAAGAGTGACTCCATCACCGCGTTTTGGCAGCCTTCCCGTTCACCCAGCCATATCAACCGGTGCGCGGCAAATGTGTTCGGCGTCCGTGTGATCTTTTCAAAGGCGAAGGCAATCCCCTCAGACGCGCCGGCAGCCAGCACATGTTCTTCCAGCTGCCGGAAGGCGTCCAGACTCCCGAACTTCGCTTCCAGATAGGCCGTGCGATCCATGCCCTCCTTCGGCATCGTCGGATTGAGCTGAAACGGCCGCCAGATCACCTGCGCATCTGCGTTAAACGAAGCGAGCGCCCGCTCCAGCCGCCGCTTCCCGACGTAGCACCAGGGGCACACCACATCCGAATACACCTCGATGTGGAATCCGCGATCCGTCATGACAAGTGCCCCATCTTGCCGGCCTGATAATCATGCACCGCCTGCACTAACTCCTGCTTCTCGTTCATGACGAAGGGCCCATAGCGGGCAATCGGCTCATCGATGGGTTCACCGGCCATCACCAAGATGCGGCTGTCCTCTCGGGCCTCGACCGTGACCTGCGATCCGTTCCGCTTGCAGACGATCAGCTCCGCTTCCCCGGCCGCTGGCGATCCGTTCACGGAGGCGCTGCCATGCAGGACAAAGAACGAGGCGTTGTGCCCTTCAGGCCAGACCAGCGTCGTGCGCTGCCCCGCCTTCAATTCGAGATCGTAGAGATCCACCGGCGTGAAGGTCCGCGCGGGACCCTTCTGGCCCTGACACGATCCGGCAATCACACGCAACCGGCCGCCTTCGAGCGCCACGGCCGGAATGTCGGCGTTCAGAATCGTCTGGTAGCCGGGCGCCGACATTTTCGACGCGCGCGGCAGATTCACCCACAACTGAATGGCGTGGAGCCGGCCGCCCTGCTTCGCAAATGCCTGCTCGTGAAACTCCTCATGAACGATGCCGGCCGCCGCCGTCATCCATTGCACATCGCCCGGACCGATCACCCCGGCGTTCCCGGCGGAATCGCGATGAGCCAGGACGCCCTCGTACACGATGGTGACCGTTTCAAAGCCGCGATGCGGATGCTCACCGACGCCGCGAGGATGGTCCGTCGGCGCGAAGTACTGAGGCCCCGCATAGTCCAGCATGAGAAAAGGACTCACCTCGCGATCGAGATCATTGCTCGGGAACAGATTGCGCACGGGAAATCCGTCGCCGACCATATGCGTCGAGCCTGGTTGATAGATGCCGAGAATGTCCTTTGCCGCCGTCATGATCATCCTCCTTTCCGGACGCAGTTCAGTGCGCGAGGTTCGCCGCGATTGCCCGATCCGCCGACCACCGGCCGGCCCCTGTCACCAGAAGAGCCAGCGCGATCCCGATGACCAGCAGATGAAATTCGAA comes from Nitrospira sp. and encodes:
- a CDS encoding pirin family protein; its protein translation is MTAAKDILGIYQPGSTHMVGDGFPVRNLFPSNDLDREVSPFLMLDYAGPQYFAPTDHPRGVGEHPHRGFETVTIVYEGVLAHRDSAGNAGVIGPGDVQWMTAAAGIVHEEFHEQAFAKQGGRLHAIQLWVNLPRASKMSAPGYQTILNADIPAVALEGGRLRVIAGSCQGQKGPARTFTPVDLYDLELKAGQRTTLVWPEGHNASFFVLHGSASVNGSPAAGEAELIVCKRNGSQVTVEAREDSRILVMAGEPIDEPIARYGPFVMNEKQELVQAVHDYQAGKMGHLS